The following proteins are co-located in the Pseudomonas cavernae genome:
- a CDS encoding lipid-transfer protein — MSNKVFVAGVGMIPFKKPGTSETYDVMGEQAIRLALADAGLDFSAIQQAYAGYVYGDSTCGQKALYRVGMTGIPLINVNNNCATGSSALYLARQAVASGAADCVLAFGFEQMNPGALKSAWSDRAPATERAQHLTTDLIGMPDLPMAIRQFGGAGYAHMQKYGTKLETFAAIRAKASRHAANNPLAVFRNVVSTEEVMAAPMLWEGVMTRLMACPPTCGGAAAIVVSEAFAKKHGLRTDVLIAGQSLTTDLPSTYDARDMIRVVGFDMTRLAAQQAYEQAGIGPQDIQVVELHDCFAQNELLTYEALGLCAEGGAEQFVLDGDNTYGGKWVTNPSGGLLSKGHPLGATGLAQCYELSHQLRGTAEARQVEGARIAVQHNLGLGGACVVTVYQKN; from the coding sequence ATGAGCAACAAGGTATTCGTCGCCGGCGTCGGCATGATCCCGTTCAAGAAACCCGGCACCAGCGAGACCTACGATGTGATGGGCGAGCAGGCTATCCGCCTGGCCCTGGCCGATGCCGGCCTGGACTTCAGCGCCATCCAGCAGGCCTACGCCGGTTACGTCTACGGCGACTCCACCTGCGGCCAGAAGGCCCTGTACCGCGTCGGCATGACCGGCATCCCGCTGATCAACGTCAACAACAACTGCGCCACCGGCTCCTCCGCGCTGTACCTGGCGCGCCAGGCGGTGGCGAGCGGCGCGGCCGACTGCGTGCTGGCCTTCGGCTTCGAGCAGATGAACCCGGGTGCACTGAAGTCCGCCTGGAGCGATCGCGCACCGGCCACCGAACGCGCCCAACATCTGACCACCGACCTGATCGGCATGCCCGACCTGCCCATGGCCATTCGTCAGTTCGGCGGGGCCGGCTACGCGCACATGCAGAAGTACGGCACCAAGCTGGAAACCTTCGCCGCAATTCGCGCCAAGGCCAGCCGCCACGCCGCCAACAACCCGCTGGCGGTATTCCGCAACGTGGTCAGCACCGAGGAAGTCATGGCCGCGCCGATGCTCTGGGAAGGCGTGATGACCCGCCTGATGGCCTGCCCTCCGACCTGCGGCGGCGCCGCGGCCATCGTGGTTTCGGAAGCCTTCGCCAAGAAGCACGGCCTGCGCACCGACGTGCTGATCGCCGGCCAGTCGCTGACCACCGATCTGCCGAGCACCTACGACGCCCGCGACATGATCCGCGTGGTCGGTTTCGACATGACTCGCCTGGCCGCCCAGCAAGCCTACGAGCAGGCCGGCATCGGCCCGCAGGACATCCAGGTCGTTGAACTGCACGACTGCTTCGCGCAGAACGAGCTGCTGACCTACGAGGCCCTGGGCCTGTGCGCCGAAGGTGGTGCCGAGCAGTTCGTGCTGGATGGCGACAACACCTATGGCGGCAAGTGGGTGACCAACCCGTCCGGTGGCCTGCTGTCCAAGGGCCACCCGCTGGGTGCCACAGGCCTGGCCCAGTGCTACGAGTTGAGCCACCAGCTGCGCGGCACCGCCGAAGCCCGTCAGGTCGAAGGCGCACGCATCGCCGTGCAACACAACCT
- a CDS encoding acyl-CoA dehydrogenase family protein yields MHIHRTVFRDDHEMFRSTARRFFERECLPRQAAWDEAGQVDRETWLKAGREGLLGITLPPEYGGGGGDFGHCAVFSEEFARAGVSGAYFGMHSDIIAPYINRCGSEEQKQKWLPGACSGEIILAIAMTEPGTGSDLKAVRTTAIRDGDEYVINGAKTFISNGLTADLVIVVCKTDPEAGAKGISLIAVEASRAGFQRGRKLHKVGQPAADTAELFFDNVRVPVSNRLGEEGKGFAYLMAELPQERFSIAVSAAAKLECLLEQTTEYVKERKAFNQTVWDFQNTKFKLADIKAQATATRLMVDHYLGEHMSRRLSLEEAAIAKLYTTESLWKCLDDMVQLHGGYGYMLEYPIARAFVDMRVNRIYGGTSEVMRELIARKL; encoded by the coding sequence ATGCATATTCACCGCACCGTCTTCCGCGACGACCACGAGATGTTCCGCAGCACCGCGCGGCGTTTCTTCGAGCGCGAGTGCCTGCCGCGCCAGGCCGCCTGGGATGAAGCCGGTCAGGTGGACCGCGAGACCTGGCTCAAGGCCGGCCGCGAAGGCCTGCTCGGCATCACCCTGCCGCCCGAGTACGGCGGTGGTGGCGGCGACTTCGGCCACTGCGCGGTGTTCAGCGAGGAGTTCGCTCGCGCCGGCGTGAGTGGCGCCTACTTCGGCATGCACTCGGACATCATCGCGCCGTACATCAACCGCTGCGGCAGCGAGGAGCAAAAGCAGAAGTGGCTGCCGGGCGCCTGCTCCGGCGAGATCATCCTCGCCATCGCGATGACCGAGCCGGGCACCGGCAGCGACCTCAAGGCCGTACGCACCACCGCCATCCGCGACGGTGACGAGTACGTGATCAACGGTGCCAAGACCTTCATCAGCAACGGCCTGACCGCCGACCTGGTGATCGTGGTGTGCAAGACCGATCCGGAAGCCGGCGCCAAGGGCATCAGCCTGATCGCCGTGGAAGCCAGCCGTGCCGGCTTCCAGCGCGGCCGCAAGCTGCACAAGGTGGGCCAGCCGGCCGCCGACACCGCCGAGCTGTTCTTCGACAACGTGCGCGTGCCGGTGAGCAACCGCCTCGGCGAGGAAGGCAAGGGCTTCGCCTACCTGATGGCCGAGCTGCCGCAGGAGCGCTTTTCCATCGCAGTCAGCGCCGCCGCCAAGCTCGAGTGCCTGCTCGAACAGACCACCGAGTACGTGAAGGAGCGCAAGGCGTTCAACCAGACCGTCTGGGACTTCCAGAACACCAAGTTCAAGCTGGCCGACATCAAGGCCCAAGCCACCGCCACGCGCCTGATGGTCGACCACTACCTGGGCGAACACATGAGCCGCCGCCTGAGCCTCGAGGAAGCGGCGATCGCCAAGCTCTACACCACCGAGTCGCTGTGGAAGTGCCTCGACGACATGGTCCAGCTGCACGGCGGCTACGGCTACATGCTCGAGTACCCGATTGCCCGCGCCTTCGTCGACATGCGCGTCAACCGCATCTATGGCGGCACCAGCGAAGTCATGCGCGAACTCATCGCCCGCAAGCTGTGA
- a CDS encoding LuxR C-terminal-related transcriptional regulator yields MDKPSKAPTAAHTTAAQDTGLEGSAALSPIDSTKLSPPRIGTRILARERLHTQLFEARRRRCIVLKGPAGCGKTTAMASWRQMQLSLGFDVAWLTLTSGDNQLSRFLDYLLASLAQVDPTMVRDTLLLEGYSSDREAVERTVITLVRGIAAHPRELVLVLDDLHTLTDTSIHQTLQWLLDYAPDNLHLALVSRSSVPLSLARLRSQNLTLELDLRDLRFTAEEAEQFLKTQLGEIDPSDIQRIYRMTDGWIAGLQLVAASRKKGRQRKLDGAASGQPQAQLLDNQAFSNFFETEVLSQLTPAELELLRPLALCERFCPALCATLVNRTSAVVDAAALFERLESDNLFLIAVDSADREAWYRFHPLLRETLLKLFEAGGEAEQRAVHARAWTWFRDRDLLSEAVGHAVHGGEAGAAAKFVEQRLETLYAQGDLRMLVELVRQLPMEQLQASVSLRMLLVRMQIYARDFAACVEGIERLERDIPESAAEVRFRLTMLRAILAVQRDDTDAAVAILPQLLHPPKNADAVMIGGSTNVLSWLYMHCGEFELARRIQLDRPPLLINGTPLLGTTGGSLQGRCLIGLSLAMEGQMNQAERIYREVLFEAERGGKTCFDARCLATALLGEVLYENGEVEAAYQLLVNWVDIFERVSIPDSVLRVLEVLAKTRWFVGDHKGAFAYLRRLQAYASKLGLDRLEAHSLVTQVHWHLQMGERSAAETARARLDAIDACHPNAERSSLRAIHILAEHAHVRWLAASGDLDGASLRLNQVIALCESGGRQLGVTRLNMLGAVFDAQRRLMDAAREKVLAALRAGHRYGQVRSLLDAHPEALALISQIAEGETLDPVLTFYVERLQAAALPAAAEAVSRKPDASRKQLSSGLETLSARELEILRLLAQALPNKKIARALALSPETVKWYLRHIFTKLGVTTRDEAVARLREVELSAGEGRDR; encoded by the coding sequence ATGGATAAACCCAGCAAAGCCCCAACAGCCGCCCATACCACTGCCGCTCAAGACACCGGTCTAGAGGGCTCGGCCGCACTCAGCCCGATCGACAGCACGAAACTGTCGCCGCCGCGGATCGGCACCCGAATCCTCGCCCGCGAGCGCCTGCATACGCAGTTGTTCGAGGCGCGGCGGCGGCGCTGCATCGTGTTGAAAGGGCCGGCGGGCTGCGGCAAGACGACGGCAATGGCCTCCTGGCGGCAGATGCAGCTCTCGCTGGGCTTCGACGTCGCCTGGCTGACCCTGACCAGTGGCGACAACCAATTGTCCCGCTTCCTCGACTACCTGCTCGCCAGCCTGGCCCAGGTCGACCCGACGATGGTCCGCGACACCTTGCTGCTCGAGGGTTACAGCAGCGACAGAGAGGCGGTCGAGCGCACCGTCATCACCCTGGTGCGTGGCATCGCCGCGCATCCGCGCGAACTGGTGCTGGTCCTCGACGACCTGCACACCCTGACCGACACCAGCATCCACCAGACCCTGCAGTGGCTGCTCGACTACGCGCCGGACAACCTGCACCTGGCGCTGGTCTCGCGCAGTAGCGTGCCGCTGTCGCTGGCCCGCCTGCGCAGCCAGAACCTCACCCTCGAACTGGATCTGCGCGACCTGCGCTTCACCGCCGAGGAAGCCGAGCAGTTTCTCAAGACGCAGCTGGGCGAGATCGACCCGAGCGACATCCAGCGGATCTACCGCATGACCGATGGCTGGATCGCCGGGCTGCAACTGGTCGCGGCCAGTCGCAAAAAGGGTCGACAGCGCAAGCTGGACGGCGCCGCATCAGGCCAACCGCAGGCGCAGTTGCTCGACAACCAGGCGTTCTCCAATTTCTTCGAGACTGAAGTCCTCTCGCAGCTCACCCCTGCCGAACTCGAACTGCTGCGACCGCTGGCTCTGTGCGAGCGCTTTTGTCCGGCGTTGTGCGCGACCCTGGTCAACCGTACTTCCGCCGTTGTCGATGCCGCTGCACTGTTCGAGCGCCTGGAAAGCGACAACCTGTTCCTGATCGCCGTCGACAGCGCCGACCGCGAAGCCTGGTACCGCTTCCACCCACTGCTACGCGAGACGCTGCTGAAACTCTTCGAGGCCGGCGGCGAAGCCGAGCAACGGGCGGTGCACGCCCGTGCCTGGACCTGGTTTCGTGATCGCGACCTGCTCAGCGAAGCGGTGGGGCATGCCGTGCATGGTGGCGAGGCAGGCGCGGCGGCCAAGTTTGTCGAACAGCGGCTCGAAACGCTGTACGCCCAGGGCGATCTGCGCATGCTGGTCGAACTGGTCCGCCAGTTGCCCATGGAACAGTTGCAGGCCAGCGTGTCGCTGCGCATGTTGCTGGTGCGCATGCAGATCTATGCGCGCGACTTCGCCGCCTGCGTCGAGGGCATCGAACGGCTGGAGCGCGATATTCCCGAGAGCGCCGCGGAGGTGCGTTTTCGCCTGACCATGCTGCGCGCCATCCTGGCGGTGCAACGCGACGACACCGACGCCGCCGTGGCCATCCTGCCGCAACTCCTGCATCCGCCGAAAAACGCCGACGCGGTGATGATCGGCGGCAGCACCAACGTTCTTTCCTGGCTGTACATGCACTGCGGCGAGTTCGAATTGGCCAGGCGCATCCAGCTGGATCGCCCGCCCCTGCTGATCAACGGCACACCACTGCTGGGCACCACCGGAGGCAGCCTGCAGGGCCGCTGCCTGATCGGCCTGAGCCTGGCGATGGAGGGGCAGATGAACCAGGCCGAACGCATCTACCGCGAGGTGTTGTTCGAAGCCGAACGGGGTGGCAAGACCTGCTTCGATGCCCGCTGTCTGGCCACTGCACTGCTGGGCGAGGTGCTGTACGAGAACGGCGAGGTCGAGGCCGCCTACCAGTTGCTGGTCAACTGGGTGGATATTTTCGAGCGAGTGTCGATCCCCGACTCGGTGTTGCGGGTGCTGGAAGTGCTGGCCAAGACGCGCTGGTTCGTCGGCGATCACAAGGGCGCCTTCGCCTACCTGCGGCGACTGCAGGCCTACGCCAGCAAGCTGGGCCTGGACCGGCTGGAAGCCCACAGCCTGGTGACCCAGGTCCACTGGCACCTGCAAATGGGCGAGCGCTCGGCCGCGGAAACCGCGCGGGCACGCCTGGATGCCATCGATGCCTGCCACCCCAATGCCGAGCGCAGCTCACTGCGCGCTATTCATATCCTTGCCGAACATGCGCATGTCCGCTGGCTGGCGGCCAGTGGCGACCTGGACGGCGCCTCGCTACGCCTCAATCAGGTCATCGCCCTGTGCGAATCGGGCGGCCGCCAGCTGGGCGTGACCCGCCTGAATATGCTCGGCGCGGTGTTCGATGCGCAACGCAGGCTCATGGACGCAGCGCGGGAGAAAGTGCTCGCCGCCTTGCGCGCCGGCCACCGCTACGGCCAGGTGCGCAGCCTGCTGGACGCGCATCCGGAAGCGCTGGCGCTGATCAGCCAGATCGCCGAAGGCGAAACCCTCGACCCGGTGCTGACATTCTATGTCGAGCGCCTGCAAGCCGCGGCTCTGCCGGCTGCTGCCGAGGCTGTCAGTCGCAAGCCGGATGCGTCGCGCAAACAGCTCTCCAGTGGTCTGGAAACACTCAGTGCGCGCGAGCTGGAGATTCTGCGGCTGCTGGCCCAAGCCCTGCCCAACAAGAAGATCGCCCGCGCCCTTGCGCTATCGCCGGAAACCGTCAAATGGTACCTGCGGCATATCTTCACCAAACTGGGCGTCACCACGCGTGACGAAGCCGTCGCTCGCCTGCGCGAAGTGGAGCTAAGCGCCGGCGAAGGACGGGACCGTTAG
- a CDS encoding CaiB/BaiF CoA transferase family protein yields MGVLSGIRVLEFEAIGPGPFGTMLLADMGADVVRIDRPTAPGDLGPKFDGPRIDITGRNRRSVTLDLKRPEAVATALELIERADVVIEGFRPGTMERLGLGPDVALARNPQLVYGRMTGWGQTGPLAERAGHDLNYIALSGVLSGIGPAGGRPVPPLNLVGDYGGGGMLLAMGVLAALLNVQRGGQGQVVDAAMTEGAAQLGSVFWGLVASGNWREERGSNLLDGGAPWYDTYRTLDGQYMAIGPVEGRFYAELLEKLGLAEANLPKQHDRSGWPRLREAFIQAFLGRTRDEWCAVFEGSDACVAPVLGFAEAANHPHNQARGSFIEVNGVVQPVPAPRFLGTPSAQPRPAPARGEQGAAALRDWGFDEQGIERLCAQGLGFRS; encoded by the coding sequence ATGGGCGTACTGAGCGGAATCCGCGTATTGGAGTTCGAAGCGATTGGTCCGGGGCCGTTCGGCACCATGCTGCTGGCCGACATGGGCGCCGATGTGGTGCGCATCGACCGTCCGACGGCGCCTGGCGATCTTGGACCCAAGTTCGACGGGCCACGGATCGACATCACCGGGCGCAACCGTCGCTCGGTGACCCTCGACCTCAAGCGTCCGGAGGCGGTGGCGACCGCCCTCGAGCTGATCGAGCGCGCCGACGTAGTGATCGAAGGTTTCCGTCCCGGCACCATGGAGCGTCTCGGCCTGGGCCCGGACGTCGCCTTGGCACGCAACCCGCAGCTGGTGTACGGCCGGATGACCGGCTGGGGCCAGACCGGCCCGCTGGCCGAGCGCGCCGGCCACGACCTCAACTACATTGCGCTGTCCGGCGTGCTCTCCGGCATCGGTCCGGCGGGCGGGCGCCCAGTGCCGCCGTTGAACCTGGTCGGCGACTACGGCGGTGGCGGCATGTTGCTGGCCATGGGTGTGTTGGCGGCGCTGCTCAACGTGCAGCGCGGCGGCCAGGGCCAGGTGGTCGATGCGGCCATGACTGAAGGCGCGGCGCAGCTCGGCTCGGTGTTCTGGGGCCTGGTGGCCAGCGGCAACTGGCGCGAAGAGCGGGGTAGCAACCTGTTGGATGGCGGCGCGCCCTGGTACGACACTTACCGCACCCTGGACGGCCAGTACATGGCCATCGGCCCGGTGGAGGGGCGCTTCTACGCCGAGCTGCTGGAGAAGCTCGGCCTGGCTGAAGCCAATCTGCCCAAGCAGCACGACCGCAGTGGCTGGCCGCGACTGCGCGAGGCGTTCATCCAGGCCTTCCTCGGCCGCACCCGCGACGAGTGGTGCGCGGTGTTCGAGGGGAGCGACGCTTGCGTCGCTCCGGTGCTCGGTTTCGCCGAGGCCGCCAACCATCCGCACAACCAGGCGCGCGGCAGTTTCATCGAGGTCAATGGCGTGGTGCAGCCGGTGCCGGCGCCGCGTTTCCTCGGCACCCCGTCGGCTCAGCCGCGCCCTGCACCGGCGCGCGGCGAGCAGGGCGCTGCGGCGCTACGCGACTGGGGCTTCGATGAGCAAGGTATCGAGCGCCTGTGCGCACAGGGACTGGGCTTCCGCTCATAG
- a CDS encoding acyl-CoA synthetase, which yields MYLTQGLHRMLQQQPNALATVFRDRRRTYAELADRVARLAGALQSLGMQTGDRVGLLGLNSDRFLEYFLATWWGGGVVNPVNIRWSVPEIVYSLDDCDTRILLIDDTFLHMAEGIASSCKAKPLLVHIGDGPTPQGMLSYEQLIRDAAPVDDAFRGGDDLASIMYTGGTTGWPKGVMQSHMNLWSAAVARIADVPVPADALTLHIAPMFHLAALSRVILISLIGLPSIFIPAFDALDVMQAIERERVTDTLIVPTMLQALIMHPDFAKHDLGSLRRLTYGASPIAVPLLELALKALPNVEFTQGYGMTEAAPPITANGPENHSAEAIANGRLRSAGRPGLGVTVRIVDENDNEVPRGTVGEVVVRGPNIMLGYWNKPEETAQALRGGWMHTGDGAYMDEDGYIYIVDRIKDMIVSGGENVYSGEVESAIARHPAVLMCAVIGIPSEQWGEAVHAVVVCKPGIELAEDEVRAHCRESIAGYKCPKSVEFRSELPLSGAGKILKKDLREPYWAGKARSVN from the coding sequence ATGTACCTGACCCAAGGGCTGCACCGCATGCTGCAGCAGCAACCCAACGCACTGGCCACGGTATTTCGCGACCGTCGCCGCACCTATGCAGAACTGGCCGACCGGGTGGCCCGCCTGGCCGGCGCCCTGCAGAGCTTGGGCATGCAAACCGGCGACCGGGTTGGCCTGCTCGGCCTGAATTCCGACCGCTTCCTCGAGTACTTCCTGGCGACCTGGTGGGGCGGCGGAGTGGTCAACCCGGTCAATATCCGCTGGAGCGTGCCGGAGATCGTCTATTCGCTGGACGACTGCGACACGCGCATCCTGTTGATCGACGACACCTTCCTGCACATGGCCGAAGGCATCGCCAGCTCGTGCAAGGCGAAGCCGCTGCTGGTCCATATCGGCGACGGTCCAACCCCACAAGGGATGCTGTCCTATGAACAGCTGATCCGCGACGCCGCGCCGGTCGACGATGCATTCCGTGGAGGCGACGACCTGGCCAGCATCATGTACACCGGCGGTACCACTGGCTGGCCCAAGGGCGTGATGCAGTCGCACATGAACCTGTGGTCCGCGGCAGTGGCGCGCATTGCCGATGTCCCGGTTCCGGCAGATGCCCTGACCCTGCATATCGCGCCGATGTTCCATCTCGCGGCCCTGTCGCGGGTGATCCTGATATCGCTGATCGGCTTGCCGAGCATCTTCATACCGGCGTTCGATGCGCTTGACGTGATGCAGGCCATCGAGCGCGAGCGAGTGACCGATACCCTGATCGTGCCGACCATGCTGCAGGCGTTGATCATGCATCCGGATTTCGCCAAGCATGACCTCGGTAGCCTCAGAAGACTGACCTACGGCGCCTCGCCCATCGCCGTGCCATTGCTGGAGCTGGCCCTCAAGGCCTTGCCGAATGTCGAGTTCACCCAGGGCTATGGCATGACCGAAGCGGCGCCGCCGATCACCGCCAACGGCCCGGAGAACCATAGCGCCGAGGCCATCGCCAATGGCCGTCTGCGCTCGGCCGGCCGTCCCGGCCTCGGGGTGACCGTGCGCATCGTCGATGAGAACGACAATGAAGTCCCGCGGGGTACCGTTGGCGAAGTCGTCGTCCGCGGGCCGAACATCATGCTCGGCTACTGGAACAAACCCGAGGAAACCGCCCAGGCCCTGCGTGGCGGCTGGATGCACACCGGCGACGGCGCCTACATGGACGAGGACGGCTACATCTACATAGTCGACCGCATCAAGGACATGATCGTCAGCGGTGGCGAGAACGTGTACTCGGGCGAGGTGGAGAGCGCAATCGCCCGCCATCCGGCGGTGCTGATGTGCGCGGTGATCGGCATCCCCAGCGAGCAGTGGGGCGAGGCGGTGCATGCGGTGGTGGTGTGCAAGCCCGGTATCGAACTCGCCGAGGATGAGGTGCGCGCGCATTGCCGCGAATCGATCGCTGGCTACAAGTGCCCGAAGAGTGTCGAGTTCCGCAGCGAGCTGCCGCTGTCGGGCGCCGGCAAGATCCTCAAGAAGGACCTGCGTGAGCCGTACTGGGCCGGCAAAGCGCGGAGCGTCAACTGA
- a CDS encoding PaaI family thioesterase, whose product MRIPAGFEPFQTRAGFVIGCGGFFLHREQPILAMRVGAEHLNSVQIAHGGLLATLADCAFGAILWRQLDTPTPPITVNLNVDYLGAVREGDWLEAHVEVEKNGASFINASCRLKVGERLVLRANGIFTRWKGAPQPTA is encoded by the coding sequence ATGCGCATACCCGCAGGCTTCGAACCGTTTCAAACCCGCGCCGGCTTCGTTATCGGTTGCGGCGGTTTTTTCCTGCACAGGGAACAGCCGATTCTGGCCATGCGCGTCGGCGCCGAGCATCTCAACTCGGTGCAGATCGCCCACGGCGGTCTGTTGGCGACCCTGGCCGACTGCGCCTTTGGCGCGATCCTCTGGCGTCAACTGGATACGCCGACGCCGCCGATCACGGTCAACCTGAACGTCGACTACCTCGGCGCGGTGCGCGAAGGCGACTGGCTGGAGGCGCATGTGGAGGTCGAAAAAAACGGCGCCAGCTTCATCAACGCCAGCTGCCGGCTCAAGGTCGGCGAGCGCCTGGTGTTGCGCGCCAATGGCATCTTCACCCGCTGGAAGGGCGCGCCTCAGCCAACGGCGTGA
- a CDS encoding acyl-CoA synthetase, translated as MYLTQWLQRSLQQTPDKLVTVFGDRRHTYRQFGERVARLAGALRGLGMAPGDRVGMLALNSDRYLEYMMSVWWGGGVLNPVNIRWSVAEIVYSLDDCDTGILIVDDQFLPLVDGIRARAKRPPVFIYAGEGQTPAGLLSYEQLIVDSAPAPVADVGRGYDDLACIMYTGGTTGFPKGVMQSHQNLWSACMPRTIDMPPIQGGVVLHVAPLFHVAGLARALIQFIAGECHALVPTFDAGEVLRIIERERVTETLLVPTMILTLLAHPDFAKHDLSSLKRLTYGASPSAGAMVEQVIAALPGIELSHSYGLTEACPTVSSNLPDGHTEEARRCGRSRSVGRGGFGVLVKIVDEQGQEVPRGTVGEVIVRGPNVMQGYWNKPEETAKALRVGWLYTGDGAYMDEDGYIYIVDRIKDMIVSGGENVYSGEVESAIARHPAVLMCAVIGIPSEQWGEAVHAVVVCKPGIELAEDEVRAHCRESIAGYKCPKTVEFRAELPLSGAGKILKRDLREPFWAGKSRAVS; from the coding sequence ATGTACCTGACCCAGTGGCTGCAGCGCTCGCTGCAGCAGACCCCGGACAAACTGGTCACCGTCTTCGGCGACCGCCGGCACACCTACCGCCAGTTCGGCGAGCGCGTCGCGCGCCTGGCCGGGGCGTTGCGCGGCCTGGGTATGGCGCCGGGCGATCGCGTCGGCATGCTCGCGCTCAACTCCGACCGCTACCTCGAATACATGATGAGCGTGTGGTGGGGCGGTGGCGTGCTCAACCCGGTCAACATCCGCTGGAGCGTGGCGGAGATCGTCTATTCGCTGGATGACTGCGACACCGGCATCCTGATCGTCGACGACCAGTTCCTGCCGCTGGTCGACGGCATTCGCGCCAGGGCCAAGCGCCCGCCGGTGTTCATCTACGCCGGCGAGGGCCAGACGCCCGCCGGCCTGCTCTCCTATGAGCAGTTGATCGTCGATTCGGCGCCGGCGCCGGTGGCGGACGTCGGCCGCGGCTACGACGACCTCGCCTGCATCATGTACACCGGTGGCACCACCGGTTTTCCCAAGGGCGTGATGCAGTCGCACCAGAACCTGTGGTCGGCCTGCATGCCGCGCACCATAGATATGCCGCCGATCCAGGGTGGCGTTGTGCTGCACGTGGCGCCGCTGTTCCACGTCGCCGGCCTGGCGCGCGCGCTGATCCAGTTCATCGCCGGTGAATGCCATGCGCTGGTGCCGACCTTCGACGCCGGCGAAGTGCTGCGCATCATCGAGCGCGAGCGGGTCACCGAGACCCTGCTGGTGCCGACCATGATCCTCACCTTGCTGGCCCACCCGGACTTCGCCAAGCACGACCTCAGCAGCCTCAAGCGCCTGACCTATGGCGCCTCGCCGAGCGCCGGGGCGATGGTCGAGCAGGTCATCGCCGCGCTGCCGGGGATCGAACTCAGCCATTCCTACGGCCTGACCGAAGCCTGCCCGACGGTCTCCAGCAACCTGCCGGACGGGCATACCGAGGAAGCGCGGCGCTGCGGCCGCTCGCGCTCGGTGGGACGTGGCGGCTTCGGCGTGCTGGTCAAAATCGTCGACGAGCAGGGCCAGGAAGTGCCGCGCGGCACGGTGGGCGAAGTCATCGTGCGCGGTCCCAACGTGATGCAGGGCTACTGGAACAAGCCGGAGGAAACCGCCAAGGCGCTACGCGTCGGCTGGCTGTACACCGGCGACGGCGCCTACATGGACGAGGACGGCTACATCTACATAGTCGACCGCATCAAGGACATGATCGTTAGCGGTGGCGAGAACGTGTACTCGGGCGAGGTGGAGAGCGCGATCGCCCGCCATCCGGCGGTGCTGATGTGCGCGGTGATCGGCATCCCCAGCGAGCAATGGGGTGAGGCGGTGCATGCGGTGGTGGTGTGCAAGCCCGGTATCGAACTCGCCGAGGATGAGGTGCGCGCTCATTGCCGCGAATCGATCGCCGGCTACAAGTGCCCGAAGACCGTCGAGTTTCGCGCCGAGTTGCCGCTGTCGGGCGCCGGGAAGATCCTCAAACGCGACCTGCGCGAGCCGTTCTGGGCCGGCAAGAGTCGCGCGGTGAGCTGA